A DNA window from Xiphias gladius isolate SHS-SW01 ecotype Sanya breed wild chromosome 3, ASM1685928v1, whole genome shotgun sequence contains the following coding sequences:
- the LOC120788245 gene encoding immunoglobulin lambda-1 light chain-like — translation MLGTLCALITALTYVDAVVVLTQTPAVHTVSTGQEVVLNCNIQRYDGNGVQWYRQVPGGVPQFVLRRHYTDSSPSFGSGFSSDRFDCKTSSNVDYQFIIKRTEAGDSAVYYCYTWDNSASAAVSQWVFGPGTKLIATSSSFAPPVLTVFPPSSAELQSSKVTLVCLSSQSVPFADVTWSVGGSPVSSGISTSAAVRQPDQTFQISSYLAIQTADWNMDKLYTCKVSLGSQTSEKNINKSQCPTEE, via the exons ATGCTGGGGACCCTCTGCGCTCTCATCACTGCTCTAACAT ATGTTGATGCAGTGGTAGTGCTGACCCAGACGCCCGCTGTCCACACAGTTTCTACAGGACAGGAGGTTGTTCTCAATTGCAACATTCAGAGATACGATGGAAATGGTGTCCAGTGGTATAGACAGGTTCCTGGTGGGGTTCCTCAGTTTGTTCTAAGGCGTCACTATACCGACAGTTCACCCAGCTTTGGATCAGGGTTCTCCTCAGATCGATTTGACTGTAAAACCTCGTCAAACGTAGATTACCAGTTCATCATTAAGCGGACAGAGGCAGGAGACTCTGCTGTCTATTACTGTTACACATGGGACAACTCTGCTTCTGCAGCTGTATCACAGTG GGTATTCGGACCAGGCACCAAGCTGATCGCGACAA GCTCCAGCTTCGCTCCTCCCGTCCTGACAGTCTTCCCTCCGTCCAGTGCTGAGCTCCAGTCCAGCAAAGTCACACTGGTCTGTCTGTCCAGTCAGTCTGTGCCTTTTGCAGATGTGACCTGGTCGGTTGGTGGGAGTCCAGTGAGCAGTGGGATCTCTACCAGCGCCGCTGTTCGGCAACCGGACCAGACTTTCCAAATCAGCAGCTATCTGGCCATCCAGACGGCAGACTGGAACATGGATAAGCTTTACACATGTAAAGTGTCTCTGGGCTcccagacttcagagaaaaacatcaacaagtCACAGTGTCCCACTGAAGAATAG
- the LOC120788244 gene encoding immunoglobulin lambda-1 light chain-like: protein MLGTLCALITALTYVDAVVVLTQTPAVHTVSTGQEVVLNCNIQRYDGNYVHWYKQVPGGVPQFVLRSQYTDSSPSFGSGFSSDRFDCKTSSNVDYQFIIKRTEAGDSSVYYCYTWDNSASAAVFGPGTKLIATSSSFAPPVLTVFPPSSAELQSSKVTLVCLSSQSVPFADVTWSVGGSPVSSGISTSAAVRQPDQTFQISSYLAIQTSDWNMDKLYTCKVSLGSQTSDKNINKSQCPTEE from the exons ATGCTGGGGACCCTCTGCGCTCTCATCACTGCTCTAACAT ATGTTGATGCAGTGGTAGTGCTGACCCAGACGCCCGCTGTCCACACAGTTTCTACAGGACAGGAGGTTGTTCTCAATTGCAACATTCAGAGATACGATGGAAATTACGTGCATTGGTATAAACAG GTTCCTGGTGGGGTTCCGCAGTTTGTTCTAAGAAGTCAATATACTGACAGTTCACCCAGCTTTGGATCAGGATTCTCCTCAGATCGATTTGACTGTAAAACCTCGTCAAACGTAGATTACCAGTTCATCATTAAGAGGACAGAGGCAGGAGACTCTTCTGTCTATTACTGTTACACGTGGGACAACTCTGCTTCTGCAGC GGTATTCGGACCAGGCACCAAGCTGATCGCGACAA GCTCCAGCTTCGCTCCTCCCGTCCTGACAGTCTTCCCTCCGTCCAGTGCTGAGCTCCAGTCCAGCAAAGTCACACTGGTCTGTCTGTCCAGTCAGTCTGTGCCTTTTGCAGATGTGACCTGGTCGGTTGGTGGGAGTCCAGTGAGCAGTGGGATCTCTACCAGCGCCGCTGTTCGGCAACCGGACCAGACTTTCCAAATCAGCAGCTATCTGGCCATCCAGACCTCAGACTGGAACATGGATAAGCTTTACACATGTAAAGTGTCTCTGGGCTCCCAGacttcagacaaaaacatcaacaagTCACAGTGTCCCACTGAAGAATAG